One Panicum virgatum strain AP13 chromosome 3N, P.virgatum_v5, whole genome shotgun sequence DNA segment encodes these proteins:
- the LOC120667263 gene encoding DNA-directed RNA polymerase V subunit 7-like, with translation MVFLEAEMSWNVLISPSQLDRKGLLLRKAIIVRLLEDVTNRRASKEHGYYIAVNRLKAISEGKVRELTGDVLFPVTFTCITHKPMKGDIMVGYVDRILKHGVFLKSGPVESIFMAEKSMGGYKYIGGENPMFMNDHSKLEKDTAVRFKVMGYRWMEADRQFQLLATIAGDFLGPV, from the coding sequence ATGGTTTTTCTTGAGGCAGAGATGTCATGGAATGTGTTGATCTCACCTAGCCAGCTGGACCGCAAGGGCCTCCTGCTCCGCAAGGCTATAATTGTGCGTCTTCTGGAGGATGTTACCAACAGGAGGGCTTCCAAGGAGCATGGGTACTACATTGCCGTCAATCGGCTGAAGGCAATATCTGAAGGGAAAGTGCGTGAGCTCACTGGAGACGTTCTGTTCCCAGTCACATTCACCTGCATCACGCACAAGCCTATGAAGGGTGATATCATGGTTGGATACGTGGATAGGATCCTCAAGCACGGTGTGTTTCTCAAATCTGGACCTGTCGAGAGCATCTTCATGGCTGAGAAGTCGATGGGCGGCTACAAGTACATTGGCGGGGAGAACCCAATGTTCATGAACGACCACTCAAAGCTGGAGAAGGACACCGCCGTGCGTTTCAAGGTCATGGGGTACCGCTGGATGGAAGCCGACCGCCAATTCCAGCTCCTTGCCACGATTGCTGGAGACTTCCTTGGGCCTGTGTGA
- the LOC120667264 gene encoding universal stress protein PHOS34-like has product MAGAGGERWVGLATDFSEGSRAALRWAADNLLRAGDQLLLLHVIKEADYEQSEAILWESTGSPLIPLSEFSNPITAKKYGAKPDAETLDLLNSIAQEKEVMVVIKVLWGDPREKLSHAINDMPLSCLVIGSRGLGKLKRVLLGSVSDYIVNNATCPVTVVKPNDG; this is encoded by the exons ATGGCCGGCGCCGGGGGCGAGAGGTGGGTGGGGCTGGCGACGGACTTCTCCGAGGGGAGCCGCGCCGCGCTGCGGTGGGCGGCGGACAACCTGCTGCGcgccggcgaccagctgctgctgctgcacgtcATCAAGGAGGCCGACTACGAGCAGAGCGAGGCCATCCTCTGGGAATCCACCGGCTCCC CGTTGATTCCCCTCTCGGAGTTCTCTAATCCTATTACTGCCAAGAAATATGGGGCAAAGCCTGATGCTGAAACCTTAGATCTCCTCAACTCCATAGCCCAGGAGAAGGAG GTTATGGTGGTTATCAAAGTCCTCTGGGGAGATCCCCGGGAGAAGCTAAGCCACGCTATCAACGACATGCCCTTGAGCTGCTTGGTCATAGGTAGCAGAGGCCTGGGAAAGCTCAAGAG ggtgctctTGGGAAGCGTCAGCGACTACATCGTGAACAACGCGACCTGCCCTGTCACAGTCGTCAAGCCCAATGACGGCTGA
- the LOC120667266 gene encoding uncharacterized protein LOC120667266 isoform X1: MAAPPAPPLRASWSSPIHGATMHLRHTPGRRRRSAPVKTQARKRDLFRSYWPEPYWPDPDPDREMLKHQRAFRAAMGPREPPAMFRKEKDDISKYMMEISSSSADDPWHLNNKVMALTVCTEAQKALDLASMIMDLTDSTSFGTTEFSRHIANQMVGMYTPTFCDVAKDAYHHKTIKMYKLLSFLDALRHLGAICHIVVQETVSMLNDGPMEDSINSDMRKHSHEFDKKLNNLRERFMTATESYQTVVTMDILHDGMKHAQSYISQLVGHRRVAIYDLNRAKLNSIRAKANFAAAT; the protein is encoded by the exons ATGGCCGCGCCGCCAGCACCCCCGCTCCGTGCCTCATGGTCCTCCCCGATTCATGGGGCCACCATGCATCTCCGCCAtacgcccggccggcggcggcggtcggcgccaGTCAAGACGCAGGCCCGCAAGCGGGACTTGTTCCGCTCCTACTGGCCGGAGCCTTACTGGCCGGACCCGGACCCGGACAGG GAGATGCTCAAACACCAGCGGGCTTTTAGAGCTGCGATGGGCCCG CGTGAGCCTCCCGCTATGTTCCGCAAGGAAAAGGATGACATTTCAAAGTACATGATGgagatctcttcttcctctgcggACGATCCG TGGCATTTGAACAACAAGGTGATGGCACTAACCGTTTGCACAGAAGCACAAAAAGCTCTGGATTTAGCTTCCATGATCATG GACCTTACCGATAGTACAAGCTTTGGTACAACAGAATTTTCTCGTCATATAGCAAACCAG ATGGTTGGAATGTACACACCTACTTTTTGTGATGTTGCTAAGGATGCATACCACCACAAGACAATCAAGATGTACAAGCTTCTCTCATTTCTTGATGCTCTAAGACATTTAGGAGCAATTTGTCATATTGTGGTTCAAGAAACGGTGTCTATGCTCAACGATGGTCCTATGGAAGATAGTATTAACAGTGATATGAGGAAACATTCACATGAGTTCGacaaaaagttgaacaacttgaGAGAAAGGTTCATGACGGCAACCGAAAGCTACCAGACG GTAGTGACGATGGATATACTCCATGATGGAATGAAACATGCACAATCATATATTTCCCAGCTGGTTGGACACCGCAGGGTTGCAATATATGATCTTAACCGAG CAAAACTGAATTCGATACGAGCAAAAGCAAACTTTGCTGCGGCAACTTGA
- the LOC120667266 gene encoding uncharacterized protein LOC120667266 isoform X2 — MAAPPAPPLRASWSSPIHGATMHLRHTPGRRRRSAPVKTQARKRDLFRSYWPEPYWPDPDPDREMLKHQRAFRAAMGPREPPAMFRKEKDDISKYMMEISSSSADDPWHLNNKVMALTVCTEAQKALDLASMIMDLTDSTSFGTTEFSRHIANQDAYHHKTIKMYKLLSFLDALRHLGAICHIVVQETVSMLNDGPMEDSINSDMRKHSHEFDKKLNNLRERFMTATESYQTVVTMDILHDGMKHAQSYISQLVGHRRVAIYDLNRAKLNSIRAKANFAAAT, encoded by the exons ATGGCCGCGCCGCCAGCACCCCCGCTCCGTGCCTCATGGTCCTCCCCGATTCATGGGGCCACCATGCATCTCCGCCAtacgcccggccggcggcggcggtcggcgccaGTCAAGACGCAGGCCCGCAAGCGGGACTTGTTCCGCTCCTACTGGCCGGAGCCTTACTGGCCGGACCCGGACCCGGACAGG GAGATGCTCAAACACCAGCGGGCTTTTAGAGCTGCGATGGGCCCG CGTGAGCCTCCCGCTATGTTCCGCAAGGAAAAGGATGACATTTCAAAGTACATGATGgagatctcttcttcctctgcggACGATCCG TGGCATTTGAACAACAAGGTGATGGCACTAACCGTTTGCACAGAAGCACAAAAAGCTCTGGATTTAGCTTCCATGATCATG GACCTTACCGATAGTACAAGCTTTGGTACAACAGAATTTTCTCGTCATATAGCAAACCAG GATGCATACCACCACAAGACAATCAAGATGTACAAGCTTCTCTCATTTCTTGATGCTCTAAGACATTTAGGAGCAATTTGTCATATTGTGGTTCAAGAAACGGTGTCTATGCTCAACGATGGTCCTATGGAAGATAGTATTAACAGTGATATGAGGAAACATTCACATGAGTTCGacaaaaagttgaacaacttgaGAGAAAGGTTCATGACGGCAACCGAAAGCTACCAGACG GTAGTGACGATGGATATACTCCATGATGGAATGAAACATGCACAATCATATATTTCCCAGCTGGTTGGACACCGCAGGGTTGCAATATATGATCTTAACCGAG CAAAACTGAATTCGATACGAGCAAAAGCAAACTTTGCTGCGGCAACTTGA